A part of Vespertiliibacter pulmonis genomic DNA contains:
- the rpsD gene encoding 30S ribosomal protein S4, whose amino-acid sequence MARYLGPKLKLSRREGTDLFLKSGVRAIESKCKIDTAPGQHGARKPRLSDYGSQLREKQKVRRMYGILERQFRNYYKEANRLKGNTGENLLVLLEGRLDNVVYRMGFAATRAEARQLVSHKSIVVNGQVVNIPSYQVSVDDVIAVREKSKKQARIKASLELATQREKPTWLDVDVTKMEGVFKRTPERSDLSADINEHLIVELYSK is encoded by the coding sequence ATGGCAAGATATTTGGGTCCAAAGCTCAAGCTAAGCCGTCGTGAAGGTACCGATTTATTCCTTAAATCAGGTGTTCGAGCGATCGAGTCAAAATGTAAAATTGATACAGCACCTGGTCAACATGGTGCTCGCAAACCTCGCTTATCTGACTATGGTAGTCAGCTTCGTGAGAAACAAAAAGTTCGCCGTATGTATGGTATTTTGGAACGTCAATTCCGTAATTACTATAAAGAAGCTAACCGCTTAAAAGGCAATACCGGTGAGAACTTATTAGTATTGTTAGAAGGTCGTTTAGATAACGTTGTTTATCGTATGGGTTTTGCTGCAACACGTGCAGAAGCTCGTCAGCTTGTTAGTCATAAATCTATTGTGGTAAATGGTCAAGTTGTAAACATTCCTTCTTATCAAGTTTCTGTTGATGATGTTATTGCAGTACGTGAGAAATCTAAAAAACAAGCACGTATTAAGGCATCATTAGAATTAGCAACTCAACGTGAAAAACCAACTTGGTTAGATGTTGACGTAACTAAAATGGAAGGCGTATTTAAACGTACTCCAGAGCGTTCTGATCTATCAGCAGATATTAATGAACATCTGATCGTTGAGCTATACTCTAAATAA
- the rpsK gene encoding 30S ribosomal protein S11, with protein MAKTPVRARKRVKKQIADGVAHIHASFNNTIVTITDRQGNALAWATAGGSGFRGSRKSTPFAAQVAAERCAEMVKEFGLKNLEVMVKGPGPGRESTIRALNAAGFRITNITDVTPIPHNGCRPPKKRRV; from the coding sequence ATGGCTAAAACACCAGTTCGTGCGCGTAAGCGTGTAAAAAAACAGATCGCAGATGGCGTAGCTCATATCCACGCATCTTTCAATAACACAATCGTAACCATTACTGACCGTCAAGGTAATGCTTTAGCTTGGGCTACTGCAGGTGGTTCAGGTTTCCGTGGTTCTCGTAAATCAACTCCTTTCGCAGCTCAAGTCGCAGCAGAACGTTGTGCTGAGATGGTGAAAGAGTTTGGTTTAAAGAATTTAGAGGTTATGGTTAAGGGACCGGGTCCAGGTCGTGAATCTACAATCCGTGCACTAAATGCAGCGGGTTTCCGTATCACGAATATTACTGATGTGACTCCGATTCCTCATAACGGTTGTCGTCCACCGAAAAAACGTCGCGTATAA
- the rpsM gene encoding 30S ribosomal protein S13 — translation MARIAGINIPDQKHTVIALTAIYGIGKTRAKAICVATGIAEDVKIRELSEEQIEKLREEVGKFTVEGDLRREVTLSIKRLLDLGCYRGLRHRRSLPVRGQRTKTNARTRKGPRKPIKK, via the coding sequence GTGGCCCGTATTGCAGGCATTAACATTCCTGATCAAAAACACACCGTAATCGCACTTACTGCAATTTATGGCATTGGTAAAACTCGTGCAAAAGCTATTTGTGTTGCAACGGGTATTGCTGAAGATGTGAAGATCAGAGAATTGTCTGAAGAGCAGATTGAAAAACTGCGTGAAGAAGTTGGTAAATTTACTGTCGAAGGTGATTTACGTCGTGAAGTAACTTTGAGCATCAAACGTCTTTTAGACTTAGGTTGCTATCGTGGTTTACGTCATCGTCGTAGTTTACCTGTACGTGGTCAACGTACTAAGACTAATGCGCGTACTCGTAAGGGTCCACGCAAACCGATCAAAAAATAA
- the rpmJ gene encoding 50S ribosomal protein L36 → MKVRASVKKLCRNCKIVKREGVVRVICSDAKHKQRQG, encoded by the coding sequence ATGAAAGTTCGTGCTTCAGTTAAGAAATTATGTCGTAACTGTAAAATTGTTAAACGTGAAGGTGTTGTTCGAGTAATTTGTAGCGATGCTAAACATAAACAACGTCAAGGTTAA
- the secY gene encoding preprotein translocase subunit SecY produces the protein MAKQPGYQGNTQKGTGELKSRLLFVLGALIVFRIGSFIPVPGIDASVLSELVRQQQGTIIDMFNMFSGGALSRASIFALGIMPYISASIIIQLLTAIHPALMELKKEGEAGRRKISKYTRWATLLLATIQSVGISFALPNMINGLVPNPTVLFYITSVISLVTGTMFLMWLGEQITERGIGNGISLIIFAGIVAGLPSAIGRTIEQARLGEISILVLLLIAVIAFAVTYFVVFVERGQRRIVVNYASRQQGKMMAPARSSHLPLKVNMAGVIPAIFASSIILFPTSITQWFGQSEGFEWLFDLSQLLQPGQPLYIVLFTIAVIFFAFFYTGMQYNPRDTADNLKKSGAFVPGYRPGEQTSRYIDKVMTRLTLIGALYITFVCLVPYIITSLWKVSFQLGGTSLLIVVVVIMDFIAQVQSHLMSLQYDSVLKKANLKGLGQ, from the coding sequence ATGGCTAAACAACCAGGATATCAAGGTAATACTCAAAAAGGAACTGGTGAGTTAAAATCTAGATTACTGTTCGTATTGGGAGCATTAATCGTCTTTCGTATCGGTTCTTTTATTCCTGTTCCTGGTATTGATGCTTCTGTATTATCCGAGTTAGTTCGACAACAGCAAGGTACCATCATTGACATGTTTAACATGTTCTCTGGTGGTGCCTTAAGTAGAGCATCGATTTTTGCTTTAGGCATTATGCCTTATATTTCTGCGTCTATTATTATTCAGTTATTAACTGCAATTCATCCTGCTTTAATGGAATTAAAAAAAGAAGGTGAAGCAGGCAGACGTAAAATTAGCAAATATACTCGATGGGCTACGCTGTTATTAGCAACCATTCAGTCTGTTGGTATTTCTTTCGCTCTCCCGAATATGATTAATGGATTAGTTCCTAATCCTACTGTTCTATTCTATATTACATCTGTTATTAGTTTAGTAACTGGTACAATGTTTCTAATGTGGTTAGGTGAACAAATCACTGAGCGTGGCATTGGTAATGGCATTTCATTAATTATCTTTGCAGGTATTGTCGCTGGTCTTCCATCAGCGATTGGGCGAACAATTGAACAAGCTCGTTTGGGAGAGATCTCAATACTTGTTCTATTGCTAATAGCTGTAATTGCATTTGCAGTAACATATTTTGTTGTCTTTGTAGAACGTGGTCAAAGAAGAATTGTTGTAAATTATGCTAGCCGTCAGCAAGGAAAGATGATGGCACCAGCAAGATCATCTCATTTACCATTAAAAGTAAATATGGCAGGCGTTATTCCTGCAATATTTGCATCAAGCATCATTTTATTTCCTACGAGTATTACTCAGTGGTTTGGACAAAGTGAAGGTTTTGAATGGCTATTTGATTTATCTCAGTTATTACAGCCAGGGCAACCACTGTATATTGTACTTTTTACAATAGCTGTTATTTTCTTTGCATTCTTTTATACTGGTATGCAGTATAATCCACGTGATACAGCGGATAATTTAAAGAAATCAGGTGCGTTTGTACCAGGTTATCGACCAGGCGAACAAACATCGCGTTATATTGATAAAGTAATGACACGTTTAACCTTAATTGGTGCGTTATATATTACCTTTGTTTGTTTGGTTCCATATATCATTACATCATTATGGAAGGTTTCTTTTCAATTAGGTGGAACTTCATTATTGATTGTTGTGGTAGTTATTATGGATTTCATCGCACAGGTCCAAAGTCATTTAATGTCTTTACAATATGATTCTGTGTTGAAGAAAGCCAATTTGAAAGGCTTAGGGCAATAG
- the rplO gene encoding 50S ribosomal protein L15 — MRLNSLSPAEGAKHSGKRLGRGIGSGLGKTSGRGHKGQKSRTGGGVRRGFEGGQMPLYRRLPKFGFTSLKALHVAEVRLNDLAKVDGNLVTLDTLKAANVITKDILSAKVIFSGKIEKAVTIKGLRVTKGAKVAIEAAGGTIEE, encoded by the coding sequence ATGCGTTTAAATTCTCTATCCCCAGCTGAAGGTGCTAAACACAGCGGAAAACGTCTTGGTCGTGGTATTGGTTCTGGTTTAGGTAAAACAAGTGGACGTGGTCATAAAGGTCAAAAATCTCGTACTGGTGGTGGAGTTCGCCGCGGGTTCGAAGGTGGTCAGATGCCTTTATATCGCCGTTTACCAAAATTTGGTTTTACTTCATTAAAGGCTTTACACGTAGCCGAAGTTCGTTTAAATGACTTAGCAAAAGTAGATGGTAACTTAGTTACTTTGGATACACTTAAAGCTGCAAATGTGATTACTAAAGATATTTTATCTGCAAAAGTAATTTTTTCAGGTAAGATTGAAAAAGCAGTTACTATTAAAGGATTACGTGTAACTAAAGGTGCAAAAGTTGCTATTGAAGCTGCTGGTGGTACTATCGAGGAATAA
- the rpmD gene encoding 50S ribosomal protein L30, which yields MAKTIKVTQTRSSIARLPKHKATLKGLGLRHIRHTVELIDTPSVRGMINQVSYMVKVEE from the coding sequence ATGGCAAAAACTATTAAAGTGACTCAAACCCGTAGCTCGATTGCTCGCTTACCAAAGCATAAAGCAACATTAAAAGGCTTAGGTTTACGTCATATTCGACATACAGTAGAATTGATTGATACTCCATCAGTACGTGGTATGATTAATCAAGTTTCTTATATGGTTAAGGTTGAGGAGTAA
- the rpsE gene encoding 30S ribosomal protein S5: MSNIEKQAGELQEKLIAVNRVSKTVKGGRIMSFTALTVVGDGNGRVGFGYGKAREVPAAIQKAMEKARRNMVNVALNEGTLQHPVKGSHTGSRVFMQPASEGTGIIAGGAMRAVLEVAGVHNVLSKAYGSTNPINVVRATIDALANMKSPEMVAAKRGKTVEEILG; the protein is encoded by the coding sequence ATGTCAAACATCGAAAAACAAGCTGGTGAACTGCAGGAAAAGCTAATCGCGGTTAACCGTGTATCTAAAACCGTAAAAGGTGGTCGTATTATGAGTTTTACTGCTTTAACAGTAGTAGGCGATGGTAACGGTCGTGTTGGTTTTGGTTACGGTAAAGCTCGTGAGGTTCCAGCAGCTATCCAAAAAGCGATGGAAAAAGCTCGTCGCAATATGGTTAATGTAGCTTTAAATGAAGGTACATTACAACACCCAGTTAAAGGTTCACATACTGGATCACGTGTATTTATGCAACCAGCAAGTGAGGGTACAGGTATCATCGCAGGTGGTGCAATGCGTGCAGTATTAGAAGTAGCAGGTGTTCATAACGTACTTTCAAAAGCATATGGTTCGACTAACCCAATTAATGTTGTTCGTGCGACTATTGATGCACTTGCAAATATGAAATCACCAGAAATGGTTGCTGCGAAGCGCGGTAAAACTGTTGAAGAAATTTTGGGGTAA
- the rplR gene encoding 50S ribosomal protein L18, with protein sequence MDKKVARIRRASRARHLMREQGATRLVVHRTPRHIYAQVIAPNGSEVLVAASTVEKVIKEQVKYTGNKDAAAVVGKLVAERALEKGIKVVAFDRSGFKYHGRVQVLADAAREAGLQF encoded by the coding sequence ATGGATAAGAAAGTAGCTCGTATCCGTCGTGCAAGCCGTGCACGTCATTTAATGAGAGAGCAAGGTGCAACCCGTTTGGTTGTGCATCGCACACCTCGTCATATTTATGCGCAGGTTATTGCACCTAATGGCTCAGAAGTACTAGTAGCAGCTTCAACTGTTGAAAAAGTAATTAAAGAGCAAGTTAAATATACTGGTAATAAAGACGCCGCTGCAGTAGTTGGAAAATTAGTTGCAGAACGTGCTTTAGAAAAAGGTATTAAAGTGGTTGCATTTGATCGTTCAGGTTTTAAATACCATGGTCGAGTGCAAGTATTAGCAGATGCTGCTCGTGAAGCTGGTCTTCAGTTCTAA
- the rplF gene encoding 50S ribosomal protein L6: MSRVAKAPVNVPAGVEVKLNGQLLTVKGKNGELSREIHNAVEVNYEANALTFAPKAGVVNADAQAGTARALVNAMVIGVTEGFTKKLQLVGVGYRAQMKGNVVALSLGFSHPIEHALPTGVTGECPSQTEIVLKSADKQLIGQVAADIRAYRRPEPYKGKGVRYSDEVVRTKEAKKK, translated from the coding sequence ATGTCTCGTGTTGCAAAGGCACCTGTTAATGTTCCTGCCGGTGTTGAGGTAAAACTTAACGGTCAGCTATTAACAGTAAAAGGTAAAAACGGCGAGTTATCTCGTGAAATTCATAATGCAGTTGAAGTAAATTACGAGGCTAACGCATTAACTTTCGCACCTAAAGCAGGTGTGGTAAATGCAGATGCACAAGCAGGTACTGCTCGTGCACTTGTTAATGCTATGGTTATTGGTGTTACTGAAGGCTTTACTAAGAAATTGCAATTAGTTGGTGTTGGTTATAGAGCACAAATGAAAGGTAACGTAGTTGCTTTAAGTTTAGGGTTCTCACATCCAATTGAACATGCGTTGCCAACTGGCGTAACTGGTGAATGTCCATCTCAAACAGAAATTGTTCTAAAGAGTGCAGACAAACAGTTAATTGGCCAAGTAGCAGCAGATATTCGTGCATATCGCCGTCCAGAGCCTTATAAAGGTAAAGGTGTACGTTACTCTGATGAAGTAGTACGTACAAAAGAAGCGAAGAAAAAGTAA
- the rpsH gene encoding 30S ribosomal protein S8 gives MSMQDPIADMLTRIRNGQAANKVAISMPSSKLKVAIANVLAEEGYVESFKIVEGSKPELEITLKYFQNKPVVESIQRVSRPGLRIYKRKGELPKVMGGLGIAVISTSKGVMTDRAARQAGLGGEIICYVA, from the coding sequence ATGAGTATGCAAGATCCAATCGCAGATATGCTGACCCGTATTCGTAACGGTCAAGCTGCGAATAAAGTTGCAATCAGTATGCCTTCATCTAAGTTAAAAGTTGCTATTGCAAATGTTTTAGCTGAAGAAGGTTATGTTGAGAGCTTTAAAATTGTTGAAGGTTCAAAACCTGAGTTGGAAATTACGTTAAAGTATTTCCAAAATAAACCAGTTGTAGAAAGTATTCAACGCGTGAGCCGTCCAGGTCTTCGTATTTACAAACGTAAAGGCGAATTACCAAAAGTAATGGGTGGTTTAGGTATTGCGGTTATTTCTACATCTAAAGGTGTTATGACCGACCGAGCAGCGCGTCAAGCGGGCTTAGGTGGTGAAATCATCTGTTACGTAGCATAA
- the rpsN gene encoding 30S ribosomal protein S14 — protein MAKQSMIARDVKRVKLADKFYAKREELKRIIADVNSSDEARWDAVLKLQTLPRDSSPSRQRNRCRQTGRPHGVLRKFGLSRIKVREAAMRGEIPGLKKASW, from the coding sequence GTGGCAAAACAATCAATGATTGCACGTGATGTAAAACGTGTAAAATTAGCTGATAAATTTTATGCTAAGCGTGAAGAATTAAAACGTATTATTGCGGATGTAAATTCTTCAGATGAAGCTCGTTGGGATGCTGTATTAAAATTACAAACTCTTCCACGTGACTCAAGTCCTAGCCGTCAGCGTAACCGTTGTCGTCAAACTGGTCGTCCACATGGTGTACTTCGTAAGTTTGGTTTAAGCCGTATTAAAGTTCGTGAAGCTGCCATGCGTGGTGAGATTCCGGGCCTTAAAAAAGCAAGCTGGTAA
- the rplE gene encoding 50S ribosomal protein L5: MAKLHDYYRDTVVNELKTKFNYSSVMQVPRIEKITLNMGVGEALTDKKLLDNAVADLTAISGQKPLITKARKSVAGFKIRQGYPIGCKVTLRGERMWEFFERLITIAVPRTRDFRGLNAKSFDGRGNYSMGVREQIIFPEIDYDKVDRVRGLDITITTSAKTDEEGQALLAAFNFPFRK; this comes from the coding sequence ATGGCGAAACTGCATGATTACTACAGAGATACAGTAGTTAATGAATTGAAAACTAAATTCAACTACTCATCTGTCATGCAAGTCCCACGAATCGAAAAGATAACCCTAAATATGGGTGTGGGTGAAGCATTGACCGATAAAAAGTTATTAGATAACGCAGTAGCGGATCTAACAGCAATTAGCGGTCAGAAACCTTTAATTACAAAAGCACGCAAATCTGTTGCAGGCTTTAAAATCCGTCAGGGATATCCAATCGGATGCAAAGTAACACTACGTGGTGAACGTATGTGGGAATTCTTTGAAAGATTGATTACTATCGCTGTTCCACGTACTCGTGACTTCCGTGGTTTAAATGCGAAGTCTTTCGATGGTCGTGGTAATTACAGTATGGGTGTTCGTGAACAAATCATTTTCCCAGAAATCGACTATGATAAAGTTGATCGTGTTCGTGGTTTAGATATCACAATCACTACTTCTGCGAAAACTGATGAAGAAGGTCAAGCTTTATTAGCGGCTTTCAATTTCCCATTCCGTAAATAA
- the rplX gene encoding 50S ribosomal protein L24 — protein MAAKIRQNDEVIVLTGKDKGKRGKVTKVLPNGKVFVEGINIVTKHEKPVPALGKAGGLVKKEAPIQASNVAIFNPETNKADRVGFRFEEGKKVRFFKSNEKTI, from the coding sequence ATGGCTGCAAAAATCCGTCAAAACGATGAAGTAATCGTACTTACCGGTAAAGATAAAGGTAAGCGTGGTAAGGTAACTAAAGTGTTACCAAATGGTAAAGTTTTTGTTGAAGGTATCAATATTGTAACTAAACACGAAAAACCAGTTCCAGCTTTAGGTAAAGCGGGTGGTTTAGTGAAAAAAGAAGCGCCAATTCAAGCTTCTAATGTTGCGATTTTCAATCCTGAAACTAATAAAGCTGACCGTGTAGGATTTAGATTCGAAGAAGGTAAAAAAGTACGTTTCTTCAAATCTAACGAGAAAACAATTTAA
- the rplN gene encoding 50S ribosomal protein L14 yields the protein MIQEQTMLDVADNSGARSVMCIKVLGGSHRRYAAIGDIIKVTVKEAIPRGKVKKGDVLKAVVVRTKKGVRRPDGAVIRFDGNACVILNNNTEQPIGTRIFGPVTRELRSEKFMKIISLAPEVL from the coding sequence ATGATCCAAGAACAGACTATGCTGGACGTTGCTGATAACTCAGGGGCTCGTAGCGTAATGTGTATCAAGGTTCTAGGTGGATCGCACCGTCGTTACGCTGCAATTGGCGACATCATTAAAGTTACTGTGAAAGAAGCAATTCCTCGTGGTAAAGTAAAAAAAGGTGATGTGTTAAAAGCAGTTGTTGTGCGCACCAAGAAGGGTGTTCGTCGCCCAGATGGCGCGGTTATTCGTTTCGATGGCAATGCTTGTGTAATTTTAAATAATAATACAGAGCAACCAATCGGTACTCGTATTTTTGGACCAGTGACTCGTGAGCTTCGTTCTGAGAAGTTTATGAAGATCATTTCTTTAGCTCCAGAAGTACTGTAA
- the rpsQ gene encoding 30S ribosomal protein S17: MTDKIRTIQGKVVSDKMEKSFVIAIERTVKHPIYGKFIRRTTKLHVHDENNEAKLGDVVEVRECRPLSKTKSHTLVRVVEKAVI; the protein is encoded by the coding sequence ATGACTGATAAAATTCGTACAATTCAAGGTAAAGTAGTTAGCGATAAAATGGAAAAATCATTTGTAATTGCTATTGAACGTACAGTTAAACATCCAATTTATGGTAAGTTTATCCGTCGTACTACTAAGCTTCATGTACACGATGAAAATAACGAAGCTAAATTAGGCGATGTAGTAGAAGTTAGAGAGTGTCGTCCACTTTCTAAAACTAAATCACACACTTTAGTGCGTGTTGTTGAAAAAGCAGTAATCTAA
- the rpmC gene encoding 50S ribosomal protein L29 produces MKAQELRNKNVEELNAELVNLLGEQFKLRMQAATGQLQQTHQLKQVRRSIAQLKTVLTEKAGE; encoded by the coding sequence ATGAAAGCTCAAGAACTACGTAACAAAAATGTTGAAGAGCTGAATGCTGAGTTAGTAAACCTTTTAGGTGAGCAATTCAAATTGCGTATGCAAGCAGCCACCGGTCAGCTTCAACAAACCCATCAGTTAAAACAAGTGCGTCGTAGTATCGCACAATTAAAAACTGTATTAACCGAAAAGGCGGGTGAGTAA
- the rplP gene encoding 50S ribosomal protein L16 — protein sequence MLQPKRTKFRKVHKGRNRGIAGGTEVSFGSFGLKAIGRGRLTARQIEAARRAMTRAVKRQGKIWIRVFPDKPITEKPLEVRMGKGKGNVEYWVALIQPGKVLYEMDGVSEEIARHAFALAAAKLPFKTTFVTKTVM from the coding sequence ATGTTACAACCAAAACGTACAAAATTCCGTAAAGTTCACAAAGGTCGTAACCGCGGTATTGCTGGCGGTACAGAAGTGAGCTTCGGTTCATTCGGTTTGAAAGCAATTGGTCGTGGTCGTTTAACCGCACGTCAAATTGAAGCCGCTCGTCGTGCAATGACTCGTGCAGTTAAACGTCAAGGTAAAATCTGGATCCGTGTGTTCCCAGATAAACCGATTACAGAAAAACCATTAGAAGTCCGTATGGGTAAAGGTAAAGGTAACGTTGAGTACTGGGTAGCCTTAATCCAACCGGGTAAAGTTCTCTATGAAATGGATGGTGTTTCAGAAGAAATCGCACGCCACGCTTTTGCGTTAGCGGCAGCGAAACTTCCGTTTAAAACCACATTTGTAACTAAGACGGTGATGTAA
- the rpsC gene encoding 30S ribosomal protein S3: protein MGQKVHPNGIRLGIVKPWNSTWFANTKDFADNLEGDFKVRQFLNKELANASVSRITIERPAKSIRVTIHTARPGIVIGKKGEDVEKLRNVVSKIAGVPAQINIAEVKKPELDAKLVADSIASQLERRVMFRRAMKRAVQNAMRLGAKGIKVEVSGRLGGAEIARSEWYREGRVPLHTLRADIDYNTAEAHTTYGVIGVKVWIFKGEILGGMAAVIESEKEPAAQPKKPARKGRK, encoded by the coding sequence ATGGGTCAAAAAGTACATCCAAATGGTATTCGCCTTGGTATTGTTAAACCTTGGAACTCTACTTGGTTCGCGAATACAAAAGATTTCGCTGATAATTTAGAAGGCGATTTCAAAGTACGTCAATTTTTAAATAAAGAGTTAGCAAATGCTTCTGTATCACGCATCACTATTGAGCGTCCTGCAAAAAGTATTCGTGTAACTATTCATACAGCTCGCCCTGGTATCGTTATCGGTAAAAAAGGCGAAGATGTTGAAAAATTAAGAAACGTTGTTTCTAAAATTGCTGGTGTACCAGCTCAAATCAACATTGCTGAAGTGAAAAAACCAGAACTTGATGCTAAATTAGTTGCAGATAGTATCGCTTCTCAACTTGAGCGTCGTGTAATGTTCCGTCGTGCAATGAAACGTGCGGTACAAAATGCTATGCGTTTAGGTGCTAAGGGTATCAAAGTTGAAGTAAGCGGTCGTTTAGGTGGTGCAGAAATCGCACGTTCAGAATGGTATCGTGAAGGTCGCGTACCTTTACATACTCTTCGTGCTGACATCGATTATAACACGGCAGAAGCTCACACAACATACGGTGTAATCGGTGTTAAAGTGTGGATCTTCAAAGGTGAAATTCTTGGTGGTATGGCTGCAGTGATTGAATCTGAGAAAGAACCAGCGGCACAGCCTAAAAAGCCTGCTCGCAAAGGTCGTAAATAA
- the rplV gene encoding 50S ribosomal protein L22 encodes METIAKHRYARTSAQKARLVADLIRGKKVSAALEILTFTNKKAAALVKKVLESAIANAEHNDGADVDDLKVAKIFVDEGPSMKRVMPRAKGRADRILKRTSHITVVVSDR; translated from the coding sequence ATGGAAACTATTGCAAAACATCGTTACGCTCGTACTTCTGCACAAAAAGCTCGCTTAGTTGCTGATTTAATCCGTGGTAAGAAAGTTTCTGCAGCATTAGAAATCTTAACTTTTACTAACAAAAAAGCAGCTGCTTTAGTTAAAAAAGTTTTAGAATCAGCGATTGCAAATGCTGAACATAATGATGGTGCAGATGTAGATGATCTTAAAGTTGCGAAGATTTTTGTTGATGAAGGTCCAAGCATGAAACGTGTAATGCCACGTGCTAAAGGTCGTGCAGATCGTATTTTAAAACGTACAAGCCACATTACTGTGGTTGTATCTGATCGTTAA
- the rpsS gene encoding 30S ribosomal protein S19: MPRSLKKGPFLDLHLLKKVEKAVESGDKKPIKTWSRRSMIIPSMIGLTIAVHNGRQHVPVYVSDEMIGHKLGEFAPTRTYRGHAADKKAKR, encoded by the coding sequence ATGCCACGTTCTCTCAAGAAGGGTCCTTTCCTTGACCTACACTTGTTGAAGAAGGTAGAGAAGGCGGTGGAAAGCGGGGATAAAAAACCAATCAAAACTTGGTCCCGTCGTTCAATGATCATTCCATCAATGATTGGATTGACCATCGCAGTCCATAATGGTCGTCAGCATGTTCCTGTTTATGTTTCTGATGAAATGATCGGACATAAATTAGGTGAATTTGCACCGACTCGTACATACCGCGGTCATGCCGCAGATAAGAAAGCTAAGAGATAA
- the rplB gene encoding 50S ribosomal protein L2: MAIVKCKPTSAGRRHVVKIVNAELHKGKPYAPLLDTKTRTGGRNNLGRITTRHIGGGHKQHYRLIDFKRNKLDIPAVVERLEYDPNRSANIALVLYKDGERRYILAPKGLSAGDKIQAGATAPIKVGNSLPMRNIPVGSTIHNVELKPGKGGQIARSAGAYVQIIAREGNYVTLRLRSGEMRKVLAECSATIGEVGNSEHMLRVLGKAGANRWRGIRPTVRGTAMNPVDHPHGGGEGRNFGKHPVTPWGVQTKGKKTRHNKRTDKFIVRRRGK; encoded by the coding sequence ATGGCTATCGTTAAATGTAAGCCGACCTCCGCTGGTCGTCGTCATGTAGTTAAAATTGTTAATGCAGAATTACATAAGGGTAAACCTTATGCGCCATTACTAGATACTAAAACTAGAACTGGTGGTCGTAACAATTTAGGTCGTATTACCACCCGTCATATCGGTGGTGGTCATAAACAGCACTATCGTTTAATTGATTTTAAACGTAATAAATTAGATATTCCTGCTGTTGTTGAGCGTTTAGAATACGATCCAAACCGTTCTGCTAACATTGCATTAGTACTTTATAAAGATGGTGAGCGTCGCTATATCTTAGCACCAAAAGGTTTATCTGCTGGTGATAAAATTCAAGCGGGTGCTACTGCACCAATTAAAGTAGGTAACTCATTACCAATGCGTAATATCCCTGTTGGTTCTACTATTCACAATGTTGAATTAAAACCAGGCAAAGGTGGTCAAATCGCACGTTCTGCTGGTGCCTATGTACAAATTATTGCCCGTGAAGGTAATTATGTTACATTGCGTCTTCGTTCAGGCGAAATGCGTAAAGTTTTAGCTGAGTGTTCTGCAACTATTGGTGAAGTAGGTAACTCAGAACATATGCTTCGTGTTCTTGGTAAAGCAGGTGCAAATCGTTGGAGAGGTATTCGTCCAACTGTTCGTGGTACTGCAATGAACCCAGTAGATCACCCTCATGGTGGTGGTGAAGGTCGTAACTTCGGTAAACACCCTGTTACACCTTGGGGCGTTCAAACCAAAGGTAAGAAAACTCGTCACAACAAACGTACTGATAAATTTATCGTACGTCGTCGTGGAAAATAA